A region of the Lycium barbarum isolate Lr01 chromosome 1, ASM1917538v2, whole genome shotgun sequence genome:
GTGTATATACCCAAAATAATATGACTACGTTCATTTACAGGGCAAAAGAGAATGAAGAAATGTTGAGCACATATACGCAAAGAAGTTCTCCAGAAATAGCTTCATCGCCAATTCTTATATCACTAAATGATGAGGCGATACCTATAGGAAATATCCAAGCACAACCGGCGGTATATGTCCAACAAATGCTACTATATATTTAGATTCGATACCATTACCAGCAACACAACTAATCTTATGCACTTTTCTTTTTTGAATAGATGCAATCTTTTCATGTTGAAGGTAAAATATCGTTGTTGGATGATGAGCAGTTGTTTTACGAGTTGATGTGTTCAAAATGCAAGAACTTTGTTAGGACCAAAATAATGAAGGCTATTGACTGTGTAAACTGTGATCAACAAGCAATGTTAACACCCAGGTAACCAAGCGTTCCATAATCCAAATTTACTTTCTCATATAATTTATGAATATAAAATAACATGTAATAATATTATATAACAGGTGTCACTTTCAAGTCCAAATTACAGATGGAAGTGGATCGACAATTGCAACATTAGTAGGTGAACCTGGAGAGAATCTTCTTTCAATGAAAGCTGAACAAATCTATGAAGCAATTAACGTCAAGGTACAAATCAATTGGAATTCTTTCTTAAGTAACTTCTGGACAATAAATTTTCTAGATCATCTTAAGTTATACATTTTTTTCATGGTTAATCTGATGAAGTTATTGAAATTGTTGTGATAGtagaattctgccaactttaaAGTTGTTTCAGTTTAGACCTTTTACTGAATTTTCTGTTTTGAAGCAGCTCAAAAATATTCTTGTCTTATGTTTGGTCTTAAATGTCCAGATTAAACTGGCACGACCAAATTTTAGGTATATTGGGAAAATCCTCAGCATTTTCATTTTCAAAGATCACAAGTTAGGGAAAAGGAAATTGAGGGCCTTATTAGTTTGGATTATTTCTACTGGTTTGGTTGATATctgattaaataaaatttggtaaATGGTATTAGGTTTAAGCTTATAAAAAGATGGTACTGTATTAGGTTATTGTTAGAATGTCATTTTTTTTATGTGAATATTCAAATATCACATTGATGAGCATGGATATTTTTGTGGAATTATTTGTTTAATAGTCACTTAGCATTATGAAACTGATTGAGATCATGTAAACTGTTGTCCTTGTGAATGTGAACTACAGGGATTTCAAGTCATTTCTCTTTTACTGCTATAGTCCaaataatttcttttcttctactTCTTTAGTTCTATTTCTTAGCTTTTCTTTCTTGTTGGTTCTTATGTTGCTACTTTGTGCATGGAGCTAGATAAATCAAGAGACCATGTAACTGCATATAGAGAATTTACAGTGCTTACATATGCACACGTATTTATAGAAATAACACTCACTGACCATTTATCGGTTTTTTTTTAATCGACATTAATTACGATATATTAGAACGTAAAGAGCTCCTTTTATTCAACAACATCTTGCTGACAAAGTGTTTAAAGTACAACTGAAGAAATCTTTTTCTAGGAATTCTGATGAAACACCAGCAAAACTGTTCATTTTGTCATTTGCTGAGAAGCAGGATACTCTCCAATTGCCAGCAGTATCAACTTCTACAAATATTGGAGAAAGCAGTAAGAGAGAACTCGACAAGGTAGCAacagaaaaagaacaaaaaaagataATCATTGGAAGTACCTCATCTAGCAAAAGACAACAGACTGAGCGAACAACTCCAACCAAAAAAACTGCATCTTCTAACAAAAGGAAGGGTATCGAACCAGTCACTCCAACTAAGAAGAAGTAAAGGTCAGTAAACAAAAGTTGAGTTCTTTCATTTGCTCATTTCTACACATGAATAACACCAAACTAAATTTCCAGTAAAAACAAGTATGTAATAATCCATTAAGgtaaaagtaaaataaatactatataAATGCTAACAAAACTTTCATAGTTCCAACTTGCTAATCATAAGTGATCTTATTTGACTAGAAATATTATTGTCATGTTTCTTTTAATGATATTTTTCCGGTTCAGCATCTCTTTCTCTCCTCCGTAAACTGATTTAATGGGTATTTTCCAACTATTCCAAAGAAATCTTACTGCTGCTTCTGTG
Encoded here:
- the LOC132630777 gene encoding replication protein A 70 kDa DNA-binding subunit B-like isoform X1 produces the protein MKRSSLPSTQVRPPLPYGIPINRFEWVLDRFTVIEQVKGDNVEDPPLSSPTRLNTVSLSNLDQEPRHMEFDILAVVVSCGAIKIAGVHGNKCRQIIVMDTNMHHCIFTLWEDFVEIDGSDLAAQIEEHPIILAKRIARSSYAGTSLTTRYNSVILINPSYPQAAELMNWAKENEEMLSTYTQRSSPEIASSPILISLNDEAIPIGNIQAQPAMQSFHVEGKISLLDDEQLFYELMCSKCKNFVRTKIMKAIDCVNCDQQAMLTPRCHFQVQITDGSGSTIATLVGEPGENLLSMKAEQIYEAINVKDTLQLPAVSTSTNIGESSKRELDKVATEKEQKKIIIGSTSSSKRQQTERTTPTKKTASSNKRKGIEPVTPTKKK
- the LOC132630777 gene encoding replication protein A 70 kDa DNA-binding subunit B-like isoform X3 → MKMRMMRSYHCTVIKFLIVHVPYQCMHHCIFTLWEDFVEIDGSDLAAQIEEHPIILAKRIARSSYAGTSLTTRYNSVILINPSYPQAAELMNWAKENEEMLSTYTQRSSPEIASSPILISLNDEAIPIGNIQAQPAMQSFHVEGKISLLDDEQLFYELMCSKCKNFVRTKIMKAIDCVNCDQQAMLTPRCHFQVQITDGSGSTIATLVGEPGENLLSMKAEQIYEAINVKDTLQLPAVSTSTNIGESSKRELDKVATEKEQKKIIIGSTSSSKRQQTERTTPTKKTASSNKRKGIEPVTPTKKK